A DNA window from Inquilinus sp. Marseille-Q2685 contains the following coding sequences:
- a CDS encoding 5-deoxy-glucuronate isomerase, with product MTRHLTGHRGGFGPGLTQITRFDEPEDDTGIAVAVLKLAPGESREVETANETAWLLMSGTAEVTVDNRSVRFSRASLFNESASAVHVAAGARVRLAAESEAEFTVYETKNTKPFPSRVFLPEDVPNEHRGKGQVDEACYRYVRTIFDLRNSDPNAELVLGEVVTFPGRWSSYPPHHHPQPEIYHYRFTDPRGYGHAELGETVLKVRANDTIKIFDGFDHAQCAAPGYGMYYAWVIRHLPGNPYTVPEFTEEHRWTMDEKAEFWRPEGVSRHG from the coding sequence ATGACCCGCCATCTGACCGGCCACCGCGGCGGCTTCGGCCCGGGGCTGACGCAGATCACCCGCTTCGACGAGCCCGAGGACGACACCGGCATCGCGGTCGCCGTGCTGAAGCTGGCGCCGGGCGAGAGCCGCGAGGTCGAGACCGCGAACGAGACCGCCTGGCTCCTGATGTCCGGCACGGCCGAGGTGACCGTCGACAACCGGTCCGTGCGCTTCTCCCGCGCCTCGCTGTTCAATGAATCGGCCAGCGCCGTGCATGTCGCGGCGGGCGCCCGGGTGCGGCTTGCGGCCGAGAGCGAGGCCGAGTTTACCGTCTACGAGACCAAGAACACCAAGCCCTTTCCCTCGCGCGTGTTCCTGCCCGAGGACGTGCCGAACGAGCATCGCGGCAAAGGCCAGGTCGACGAGGCCTGCTATCGCTACGTCCGCACCATCTTCGACCTGCGCAACAGCGACCCGAACGCCGAGCTGGTGCTGGGCGAGGTGGTGACCTTCCCCGGCCGCTGGTCGAGCTATCCGCCACATCATCATCCGCAGCCGGAGATCTACCATTACCGCTTCACCGATCCGCGCGGCTACGGCCATGCCGAGCTGGGCGAGACGGTGCTGAAGGTGCGCGCGAACGACACGATCAAGATCTTCGACGGCTTCGACCATGCGCAATGTGCGGCGCCCGGCTACGGCATGTACTACGCCTGGGTGATCCGGCACCTGCCGGGCAACCCCTACACCGTGCCGGAGTTCACCGAGGAGCACCGCTGGACCATGGACGAGAAGGCCGAGTTCTGGCGCCCCGAAGGGGTCTCGCGTCATGGCTGA
- the iolC gene encoding 5-dehydro-2-deoxygluconokinase, with translation MAEPTLDVICIGRSSVDLYGEQVGGRLEDMASFAKYVGGCPTNISVGAARLGLRSALLTRVGDEHMGRFIREQLAAEGVDTSHVITDPQRLTALVILGIRDRHTFPLIFYRENCADMALTEDDIDEAFIASARAVVVTGTHFSTSSVAAMSRKAMRLAHAHGRKVALDIDYRPVLWALTGHGLGEERFVESSAVSAHLQAILPECDLIVGTEEEIHIAGGATDTLAALRRVRELSPATIVVKRGPMGCVVFPGAIPDDIEQGVKGPGFPVEVYNVLGAGDGFMAGFLRGWLRDEPVEAACRYANACGAFAVSRHGCAPSYPSWTELSQFLVEGSAHHRLREDPALNQVHWATTRIRDWPEVHAMAFDHRSQLEEMAARHGVDPERIGDFKLLAWQAARQAHGDRPGFGVLIDGRLGSEALFAAAGSGAWIGRPIELPGSRPLRFEGGPDVGVTLREWPLEHVVKCLVQYHPDDPPEIRAEQERQLLALFDASRATRHELLLEVIPPKSMPADDRTVARALDQLYALGIHPDWWKLPPPPSEAAWAAIQEVIARRDPHCRGVVLLGLEAPEEELTAAFTLAARQPWCRGFAVGRTIFGRAAEDWIAGRIDDDEAVRRMAASYGSLIAAWENARAAAQAAA, from the coding sequence ATGGCTGAGCCCACACTCGACGTGATCTGCATCGGCCGGTCCTCGGTCGACCTCTATGGCGAGCAGGTCGGCGGCCGGCTGGAGGACATGGCGTCCTTCGCCAAATATGTCGGCGGCTGCCCGACCAACATCTCGGTCGGCGCCGCCCGTCTCGGCCTGCGCTCCGCCCTGCTGACCCGGGTCGGGGACGAGCATATGGGCCGCTTCATCCGCGAGCAGCTGGCGGCGGAGGGGGTGGACACGAGCCATGTCATCACCGATCCGCAGCGGCTGACCGCGCTGGTCATTCTCGGCATCCGCGACCGCCACACCTTCCCGCTGATCTTCTACCGCGAGAACTGCGCCGACATGGCGCTGACCGAGGACGACATCGACGAGGCCTTCATCGCCTCGGCCCGCGCCGTCGTCGTCACCGGCACCCATTTCTCCACCTCCTCGGTCGCGGCGATGAGCCGGAAGGCGATGCGGCTGGCCCATGCCCATGGCCGCAAGGTGGCCCTGGACATCGACTACCGCCCGGTGCTGTGGGCCCTGACCGGCCACGGGCTGGGCGAGGAGCGCTTCGTCGAGAGCTCCGCCGTCAGCGCCCATCTGCAGGCGATCCTGCCGGAGTGCGACCTGATCGTCGGCACCGAGGAGGAGATCCACATCGCCGGCGGCGCCACCGACACGCTGGCGGCGCTGCGCCGGGTGCGCGAGCTGAGCCCCGCCACCATCGTGGTCAAGCGGGGGCCGATGGGCTGCGTCGTGTTCCCGGGCGCGATCCCGGACGATATCGAGCAGGGGGTGAAGGGCCCCGGCTTCCCGGTCGAGGTCTACAACGTCCTGGGCGCCGGCGACGGCTTCATGGCCGGCTTCCTGCGCGGCTGGCTGCGCGACGAGCCGGTCGAGGCCGCCTGCCGTTATGCCAATGCCTGCGGCGCCTTCGCCGTGTCGCGGCACGGCTGCGCGCCGTCCTATCCCAGCTGGACCGAGCTGTCGCAGTTCCTGGTCGAGGGCAGCGCCCATCACCGGCTGCGCGAGGATCCCGCCCTGAACCAGGTGCATTGGGCGACGACCCGGATCCGCGACTGGCCCGAGGTCCACGCCATGGCCTTCGACCACCGGTCGCAGCTGGAGGAGATGGCGGCGCGCCACGGCGTCGATCCGGAGCGGATCGGCGACTTCAAGCTCCTGGCCTGGCAAGCGGCCAGGCAGGCGCATGGCGACCGGCCCGGCTTCGGCGTGCTGATCGACGGGCGGCTGGGCAGCGAGGCGCTGTTCGCCGCCGCCGGCAGCGGCGCCTGGATCGGCCGGCCGATCGAGCTGCCGGGGTCGCGCCCGCTGCGCTTCGAGGGAGGACCCGATGTCGGCGTCACCCTGCGGGAATGGCCGCTGGAGCATGTGGTGAAGTGCCTGGTGCAGTATCACCCGGACGACCCGCCGGAGATCCGGGCCGAGCAGGAGCGCCAGCTGCTGGCCCTGTTCGACGCCAGCCGCGCCACCCGGCACGAGCTGCTGCTCGAAGTCATCCCGCCGAAATCCATGCCGGCCGACGACCGCACCGTGGCCCGGGCGCTGGACCAGCTCTACGCCCTCGGCATCCATCCGGACTGGTGGAAGCTGCCCCCGCCGCCCTCCGAGGCCGCTTGGGCGGCGATCCAGGAGGTGATCGCCCGGCGCGACCCGCATTGCCGCGGCGTGGTGCTGCTGGGGCTTGAGGCGCCGGAGGAGGAGCTGACGGCCGCCTTCACCCTGGCCGCGCGCCAGCCCTGGTGCCGCGGCTTCGCGGTCGGCCGCACCATCTTCGGCCGCGCCGCCGAGGACTGGATCGCCGGGCGCATCGATGATGACGAAGCGGTGAGACGGATGGCCGCCAGCTATGGCAGCCTGATCGCCGCCTGGGAGAATGCCCGCGCCGCAGCACAAGCCGCGGCCTGA
- the iolD gene encoding 3D-(3,5/4)-trihydroxycyclohexane-1,2-dione acylhydrolase (decyclizing), with the protein MGTVRLTMAQALVRHLAAQWIEEEDGSREHLFAGCWAIFGHGNVAGMGEALYAHREQLPTLRAHNEQAMALAAVAYAKAKFRRRMMAVTTSIGPGATNLVTAAALAHVDRLPVLLLPGDVYASRRPDPVLQQVEDFGDGTVSANDCFRPVSRYFDRITRPEQILTALPRALAVLTDPAECGPVTLALCQDVQAEAYDYPAWFFEEQVHRIRRPGPDEAELARAVAALKSAERPLVIAGGGVLYSGAAKALAGFAERHVLPVAETQAGKGSLAWNHPNNVGSIGVTGSSAANALAVDADVVLAVGTRLQDFTTGSRALFRAPGRTLIQLNAAAFDAGKHGALPLVADARRGLDELSEALGSWTAPKAQSDRTRGLIADWTASVDRATAASNAPLPSDAQVLGAVNRAAGRGAVVVCAAGGLPGELHKLWRTDAPGGYHLEYGYSCMGYEIAGGLGVKLARPDREVYVLVGDGSYMMMNSEIATAVQQGVKLTIVVLDNRGFGCINRLQNATGGASFNNLFRDIEGAQPIDFAAHAASMGAASEKVAGIAELEGALLRAKATDQTSVIVIDTDPVVTTEAGGAWWDVAVPEVSDRDQVRRARAGYEEQLAGHPVTGRSA; encoded by the coding sequence ATGGGAACCGTGCGTTTGACCATGGCGCAGGCCCTGGTGCGCCACCTCGCCGCGCAATGGATCGAGGAAGAGGACGGCAGCCGCGAGCACCTGTTCGCCGGCTGCTGGGCGATCTTCGGCCACGGCAACGTCGCCGGCATGGGCGAGGCGCTGTACGCCCATCGCGAGCAGCTGCCGACGCTGCGGGCGCATAACGAGCAGGCGATGGCCCTGGCCGCGGTCGCCTATGCCAAGGCCAAGTTCCGCCGCCGGATGATGGCGGTCACCACCTCGATCGGGCCCGGCGCCACCAACCTGGTGACCGCTGCCGCGCTGGCCCATGTCGACCGGCTGCCGGTGCTGCTGCTGCCCGGTGACGTCTACGCCAGCCGCCGGCCCGACCCGGTGCTGCAGCAGGTCGAGGATTTCGGCGACGGCACGGTCAGCGCCAATGACTGCTTCCGCCCGGTGTCGCGCTATTTCGACCGGATCACCCGGCCGGAGCAGATCCTGACCGCCCTGCCCCGCGCCCTGGCGGTGCTGACCGACCCGGCGGAGTGCGGGCCGGTGACTCTGGCGCTGTGCCAGGACGTGCAGGCCGAAGCCTATGACTACCCCGCCTGGTTCTTCGAGGAGCAGGTCCACCGCATCCGCCGCCCCGGCCCGGACGAGGCCGAACTGGCCCGGGCTGTCGCGGCGCTGAAGAGTGCCGAGCGGCCGCTGGTGATCGCCGGCGGCGGCGTGCTGTATTCCGGCGCCGCCAAGGCCCTGGCCGGCTTCGCCGAGCGCCACGTCCTGCCGGTGGCCGAGACCCAGGCCGGCAAGGGCAGCCTGGCCTGGAACCATCCGAACAACGTCGGCTCGATCGGCGTCACCGGATCGAGCGCCGCCAACGCCCTGGCCGTCGATGCCGATGTGGTGCTGGCGGTCGGCACCCGACTGCAGGATTTCACCACCGGCTCCCGCGCCCTTTTCCGGGCGCCGGGGCGAACGCTGATCCAGCTGAACGCCGCCGCCTTCGACGCCGGCAAGCACGGCGCCCTGCCGCTGGTCGCCGATGCGCGGCGCGGCCTGGACGAGCTGTCCGAGGCTCTCGGGTCCTGGACCGCGCCGAAGGCCCAGTCCGACCGCACCCGCGGCCTGATCGCGGACTGGACCGCCTCGGTCGACCGCGCCACCGCCGCCAGCAACGCCCCCCTGCCCTCCGACGCCCAGGTGCTGGGTGCCGTGAACCGCGCGGCCGGGCGCGGCGCCGTGGTGGTCTGCGCCGCCGGCGGCCTGCCGGGCGAGCTGCACAAGCTGTGGCGCACCGACGCGCCGGGCGGCTACCACCTGGAATACGGCTATTCCTGCATGGGCTACGAGATCGCCGGTGGCCTCGGCGTCAAGCTGGCCCGGCCGGACCGCGAGGTCTATGTCCTGGTCGGCGACGGCAGCTACATGATGATGAACTCCGAGATCGCGACCGCGGTGCAGCAGGGCGTGAAGCTGACCATCGTCGTGCTCGACAATCGCGGCTTCGGCTGCATCAACCGGCTGCAGAACGCCACCGGCGGCGCCTCCTTCAACAACCTGTTCCGCGACATCGAAGGCGCCCAGCCGATCGACTTCGCCGCCCATGCCGCCAGCATGGGCGCAGCGTCGGAGAAGGTGGCCGGCATCGCCGAGCTGGAGGGTGCGCTGCTGCGCGCCAAGGCCACCGACCAGACCAGCGTCATCGTCATCGACACCGACCCGGTGGTGACGACCGAGGCCGGCGGCGCCTGGTGGGACGTGGCCGTCCCCGAGGTCTCCGACCGCGACCAGGTGCGCCGGGCCCGCGCCGGCTACGAGGAGCAGCTGGCCGGGCATCCCGTCACCGGGCGCTCCGCCTGA
- the iolE gene encoding myo-inosose-2 dehydratase, giving the protein MTVTLGTNPIAWSNDDLPELGGETPLETCLFEAREAGFTGIELGNKFPRQADALRPILEAHRLALISGWYSANLLDHSVEEEIAAMEPHLTLLAALGCKVMVFCDTSGAVHGNRGTPLSQRPTLPEESWPEFGRKLTAVGDHMARRGVRLAYHHHMGTLVQSEAEVDLLMQHTGLSVGLLLDSGHMTVAGGDPAALAKRYASRINHVHAKDVRRDVLQRVRDEDWSFLDGVIGGLFTVPGDGMVDFPRIFDALPKSYSGWMVVEAEQDPAKAHPLTYARLGYRNLWKFATGAGFEVKS; this is encoded by the coding sequence ATGACCGTCACCCTCGGCACCAACCCGATCGCCTGGAGCAACGACGACCTGCCGGAGCTGGGCGGCGAGACGCCGCTCGAGACCTGCCTGTTCGAGGCGCGCGAGGCCGGCTTCACCGGTATCGAGCTGGGCAACAAGTTCCCGCGCCAGGCCGATGCCCTGCGGCCGATCCTGGAGGCGCACCGCCTAGCCCTGATCTCGGGCTGGTATAGCGCTAACCTGCTCGACCACTCGGTCGAGGAGGAGATCGCGGCGATGGAGCCGCATCTGACGCTGCTCGCCGCGCTCGGCTGCAAAGTCATGGTGTTCTGCGACACCTCGGGCGCGGTGCACGGGAACCGCGGCACGCCGCTGTCGCAGCGCCCGACCCTGCCGGAGGAATCCTGGCCGGAGTTCGGCCGCAAGCTGACCGCGGTCGGCGACCACATGGCCAGGCGCGGCGTCCGGCTGGCCTATCACCACCACATGGGCACGCTGGTGCAGAGTGAGGCCGAGGTCGACCTGCTGATGCAGCACACCGGCCTGTCGGTCGGGCTGCTGCTCGATTCCGGCCACATGACCGTGGCCGGCGGCGACCCGGCGGCCCTGGCCAAGCGTTATGCCAGCCGGATCAACCATGTTCATGCCAAGGATGTGCGCCGCGACGTGCTGCAGAGGGTGCGCGACGAGGATTGGAGCTTCCTCGACGGCGTCATCGGCGGGCTGTTCACAGTGCCGGGCGACGGCATGGTCGACTTCCCGCGCATCTTCGACGCGCTGCCGAAGAGCTACAGCGGCTGGATGGTGGTGGAGGCCGAGCAGGACCCGGCCAAGGCGCATCCGCTGACCTATGCCCGGCTGGGCTACCGCAACCTGTGGAAGTTCGCGACCGGCGCCGGCTTCGAGGTGAAGAGCTGA
- a CDS encoding DoxX family protein produces MSAFSSFFAFFARIFLAAIFVVSGWGKLTGFEGAVGYIASNGLPAPQVFAALTILVELGGGILLILGLFSRLAAFVMAGFTLLTIVVVHHFWTFEGADAMMQQIHAMKNLAIAGGLLMVTAFGPGAWAIGPGRD; encoded by the coding sequence ATGTCGGCCTTTTCTTCCTTTTTCGCCTTCTTCGCGCGGATTTTCCTCGCCGCCATCTTCGTCGTGTCCGGCTGGGGCAAGCTGACCGGCTTTGAAGGGGCCGTCGGCTATATCGCCTCCAACGGTCTGCCGGCCCCACAGGTCTTCGCGGCGCTGACCATCCTGGTCGAGCTCGGCGGCGGCATCCTGCTGATTCTCGGCCTGTTCTCGCGCCTGGCCGCCTTCGTCATGGCCGGCTTCACTCTGCTGACCATCGTGGTCGTCCACCATTTCTGGACCTTCGAGGGGGCGGACGCGATGATGCAGCAGATCCACGCGATGAAGAATCTCGCCATCGCCGGCGGCCTGTTGATGGTCACCGCCTTCGGTCCCGGCGCCTGGGCGATCGGCCCCGGCCGCGACTGA
- a CDS encoding enoyl-CoA hydratase has product MTASYETILVETRGRVGLITLNRPQALNALNDAIFRDLAQALAAFDADDGVGAVVLTGSEKAFAAGADIKEMASKDFIAAYRGNLIENWTCITKLRKPIIAAVAGYALGGGCEIAMMCDFIIAADTAKFGQPEIKLGTIPGSGGTQRLTKLIGRSKAMDLVLTGRMMDAAEAERSGLVARVVPAAELLAEAVKAAETIAGYSLPVTMMAKEAVHRADETPLAEGILFERRLFPAPFATEARREGMAAFAEKRPPAFKHR; this is encoded by the coding sequence ATGACCGCGAGCTACGAAACGATCCTGGTCGAGACCCGGGGCCGGGTCGGCCTGATCACCCTGAACCGGCCGCAGGCGCTGAACGCCCTGAACGATGCGATCTTTCGGGACCTCGCCCAGGCGCTCGCGGCCTTCGATGCCGATGACGGCGTCGGCGCCGTCGTCCTGACCGGCTCGGAGAAGGCCTTCGCCGCCGGGGCCGACATCAAGGAGATGGCGTCGAAGGACTTCATCGCCGCCTATCGCGGCAACCTGATCGAGAACTGGACCTGCATCACCAAGCTGCGCAAGCCGATCATCGCCGCAGTGGCCGGCTATGCGCTCGGCGGCGGCTGCGAGATCGCAATGATGTGCGATTTCATCATCGCCGCCGACACGGCGAAGTTCGGGCAGCCGGAGATCAAGCTGGGCACCATCCCGGGCTCCGGCGGCACCCAGCGGCTGACCAAGCTGATCGGCCGGTCCAAGGCGATGGACCTGGTGCTGACCGGCCGGATGATGGATGCGGCGGAAGCCGAGCGATCGGGCCTGGTCGCCCGGGTCGTTCCGGCGGCCGAGCTGCTGGCCGAGGCGGTTAAGGCGGCGGAGACGATCGCCGGCTACTCGCTGCCGGTCACGATGATGGCGAAGGAGGCGGTGCACCGCGCCGACGAGACGCCGCTGGCCGAGGGCATCCTGTTCGAGCGGCGGCTGTTCCCCGCCCCCTTCGCCACCGAGGCCCGGCGCGAGGGCATGGCCGCCTTCGCCGAGAAGCGGCCGCCAGCGTTCAAGCATCGCTGA
- the mutM gene encoding bifunctional DNA-formamidopyrimidine glycosylase/DNA-(apurinic or apyrimidinic site) lyase: MPELPEVETVRRGLVPVLEGQRLARVEQRRPDLRFPLPERMAERLTGRRIVRLDRRAKYLLIHLDDGMVLLVHLGMSGRMMVSQGRPQIVSPHDHVVFETESGSVVTFNDTRRFGMMDLVSQNALHAHKALEALGPEPLSDEFDAAYLDQALARKITPIKAALLDQRVVAGLGNIYVCEALWAARISPRRVAASVAGVRAARLVPEIKAVLQRAIEAGGSSLRDYVQVDGELGYFQHSWSVYDREGEPCRTPGCRGTVRRLVQSGRSTFFCPVCQR; encoded by the coding sequence ATGCCCGAGCTTCCCGAAGTCGAGACCGTTCGCCGCGGCCTGGTGCCCGTCCTGGAAGGCCAGCGCCTGGCCCGCGTCGAACAGCGCCGCCCTGACCTGCGATTCCCGCTGCCCGAGCGGATGGCCGAACGGCTGACCGGCCGGCGGATCGTCCGGCTGGACCGCCGCGCGAAATACCTTCTGATCCATCTCGACGACGGCATGGTGCTTCTGGTCCATCTCGGCATGTCGGGCCGGATGATGGTCAGCCAGGGCCGGCCGCAGATCGTCAGCCCGCATGACCATGTGGTGTTCGAGACCGAATCCGGGTCGGTCGTCACCTTCAACGACACCCGCCGCTTCGGCATGATGGACCTGGTCAGCCAGAACGCGCTGCACGCCCACAAGGCGCTGGAGGCGCTGGGGCCGGAACCGCTGTCGGACGAGTTCGACGCCGCCTATCTGGACCAGGCGCTGGCCCGGAAGATCACGCCGATCAAGGCGGCCCTTCTGGACCAGCGCGTCGTCGCCGGCCTCGGCAACATCTATGTCTGCGAGGCGCTGTGGGCGGCGCGGATCTCGCCCCGCCGCGTCGCCGCCTCGGTCGCCGGCGTCCGGGCGGCGCGGCTGGTGCCGGAGATCAAGGCCGTGCTGCAGCGCGCCATCGAGGCCGGCGGGTCGTCCCTGCGCGATTATGTGCAGGTCGACGGCGAGCTCGGTTATTTCCAGCACTCCTGGTCGGTCTACGACCGGGAGGGAGAGCCGTGCCGGACGCCGGGATGCCGCGGCACGGTCCGGCGCCTGGTCCAGTCCGGCCGCAGCACCTTCTTCTGCCCGGTCTGCCAGCGCTGA
- a CDS encoding class I SAM-dependent methyltransferase, whose protein sequence is MSDAPRNPESRWFGDTEVDPTEKTHRVHGVFTSVARRYDLMNDLMSGGVHRLWKAQFISAIRPRPGEVLLDVAGGTGDIAFRFLDRAGPTARAIICDLTEGMVAVGRDRAIDSGRVGPILHMVGNAESLPVADRSVDVYTISFGLRNVTRIDDALREARRVLKPGGRFFCLEFSKVVLPGLDRAYDLYSRAVIPRMGKAVAKDEDSYRYLVESIRRFPDQPTLAERIEVAGLERVRWTNLSAGIAAIHTGWRI, encoded by the coding sequence ATGAGCGACGCGCCCCGCAATCCTGAATCCCGCTGGTTCGGCGACACCGAGGTCGACCCGACCGAGAAGACCCACCGCGTCCACGGCGTCTTCACCAGCGTGGCCCGACGCTACGACCTGATGAACGACCTGATGAGCGGCGGCGTCCACCGGCTGTGGAAGGCCCAGTTCATCAGCGCCATCCGGCCCCGGCCCGGCGAGGTCCTGCTGGACGTGGCCGGCGGCACCGGCGACATCGCTTTCCGCTTCCTCGACCGCGCCGGACCGACTGCACGCGCCATCATCTGCGACCTGACCGAGGGCATGGTCGCGGTCGGCCGCGACCGGGCGATCGATAGCGGCCGCGTCGGCCCGATCCTGCACATGGTCGGCAACGCCGAATCGCTGCCGGTCGCCGACCGGTCGGTCGACGTCTACACCATCTCCTTCGGCCTCAGGAACGTGACCCGGATCGACGACGCTCTGCGCGAGGCGCGGCGGGTGCTGAAGCCAGGCGGCCGCTTCTTCTGCCTGGAGTTCAGCAAGGTCGTGCTGCCGGGCCTCGACCGCGCCTACGACCTGTATTCCCGCGCCGTGATCCCGCGCATGGGCAAGGCGGTGGCCAAGGACGAGGACAGCTACCGCTACCTGGTCGAGAGCATCCGCCGCTTCCCCGACCAGCCGACCCTGGCCGAGCGAATCGAGGTCGCCGGGCTGGAACGGGTGCGCTGGACCAACCTGTCGGCCGGCATCGCCGCGATCCATACGGGCTGGCGGATCTGA
- a CDS encoding type II toxin-antitoxin system CcdA family antitoxin gives MLIRYREDAPKKPVNCSMNSELVARAKAMGINVSAAAEAGLLTAIEQAERRRIQEETDALMRFWNDHEARFGSPADEYCEI, from the coding sequence ATGCTCATCCGCTATCGGGAAGACGCCCCGAAGAAGCCCGTCAACTGCAGCATGAACAGCGAGCTCGTGGCTCGAGCGAAAGCCATGGGCATCAACGTCTCTGCGGCCGCAGAAGCCGGCCTCCTCACCGCCATCGAACAGGCCGAGCGCCGGCGGATCCAAGAGGAAACCGATGCCTTGATGAGGTTCTGGAACGACCACGAGGCTCGATTCGGGTCGCCTGCCGACGAGTATTGCGAGATCTGA
- a CDS encoding CcdB family protein encodes MAQFDVHRNLGTTKAEFPYFVVLQSSLFQESRRRVVIPLTRTTARLPQAERLNPVFEIEGELFSLMTLATLSLPKDRLGPLVTNLSGESDAIIAAVDWMMNRGFD; translated from the coding sequence ATGGCGCAGTTCGATGTGCATCGGAATCTCGGAACGACGAAGGCTGAATTCCCTTACTTTGTCGTGCTGCAGTCGAGCCTGTTCCAGGAATCTCGGCGGCGCGTGGTCATTCCGCTGACCCGGACCACCGCCAGGCTTCCCCAAGCCGAGCGGCTGAATCCGGTGTTCGAGATCGAGGGCGAGCTCTTCTCCCTGATGACCTTAGCCACTCTCAGCCTTCCGAAGGATCGTCTGGGACCGTTGGTCACAAACCTATCCGGTGAGAGCGACGCTATCATCGCCGCTGTGGACTGGATGATGAACCGGGGCTTCGACTAG
- the coaBC gene encoding bifunctional phosphopantothenoylcysteine decarboxylase/phosphopantothenate--cysteine ligase CoaBC has product MTLTLRDRRILLVIAGGIAAYKSLDLIRRLRERGARVRCILTQAATEFVTPLAVAALTEDKVYRELFSLTDESEMGHIRLSRDADLLVVAPATANILARMAAGLADDLATTALLATDKPVLVAPAMNVRMWDHPATRDNLALLQRRGVRVVGPNPGEMACGEYGPGRMSEPLEIIAAIEAYFAEFDRFGTGGPLQDRHIIVTSGPTHEPIDPVRYIANRSSGKQGHAIAAALRQAGARVTLVTGPTHEPPPHGVTVVPIETADEMMAACRAALPADAAVCAAAVADWRVAAPSGRKIKKGAGGPPALALAENPDILATLSAPGPDRPALVVGFAAETEDVISHAQAKRARKGCDWILANDVSPGTQAFGGDSNILHLITAEGAQTWPRLSKADIGTRLAGAIARHFEKG; this is encoded by the coding sequence GTGACGCTGACGCTGCGTGACCGCCGCATCCTGCTGGTCATCGCGGGCGGCATCGCCGCCTACAAGTCGCTGGACCTGATCCGGCGCCTGCGTGAGCGCGGCGCCCGGGTACGCTGCATTCTGACTCAAGCCGCGACCGAGTTCGTCACTCCCCTCGCCGTCGCCGCCCTGACCGAGGACAAGGTCTATCGCGAGTTGTTCTCGCTGACCGACGAATCGGAGATGGGCCACATCCGGCTGTCGCGCGACGCCGACCTTCTGGTGGTGGCCCCGGCCACCGCCAACATCCTGGCGCGGATGGCGGCCGGTCTGGCCGACGACCTGGCCACCACCGCCCTCCTGGCCACCGACAAGCCGGTGCTGGTGGCGCCGGCGATGAATGTCCGCATGTGGGACCACCCGGCGACCCGCGACAACCTGGCGCTGCTGCAGCGCCGCGGGGTACGCGTGGTCGGACCCAATCCGGGCGAGATGGCCTGCGGCGAGTACGGCCCCGGCCGCATGTCCGAGCCGCTGGAGATCATCGCCGCAATCGAGGCTTACTTCGCCGAATTCGACCGCTTCGGCACCGGCGGGCCGCTGCAGGACCGCCACATCATCGTCACCAGCGGCCCGACCCACGAGCCGATCGACCCGGTGCGCTACATCGCCAACCGCTCCTCCGGCAAGCAGGGCCACGCTATCGCCGCGGCGCTGCGCCAAGCCGGGGCGCGGGTGACGCTGGTGACCGGCCCGACCCATGAGCCGCCGCCGCACGGCGTTACTGTCGTGCCGATCGAAACGGCGGACGAGATGATGGCCGCCTGCCGGGCCGCCCTGCCGGCCGATGCTGCGGTCTGCGCCGCGGCCGTGGCCGACTGGCGCGTCGCCGCGCCCTCCGGCCGGAAGATCAAGAAGGGCGCCGGTGGGCCTCCGGCCCTGGCCCTGGCCGAGAACCCCGACATCCTGGCGACGCTGAGCGCCCCCGGCCCCGACCGGCCGGCCCTGGTGGTGGGCTTTGCCGCCGAGACCGAGGACGTGATCTCCCATGCCCAGGCCAAGCGCGCCCGCAAGGGCTGCGACTGGATCCTGGCCAACGACGTGTCGCCCGGCACCCAGGCCTTCGGCGGCGATTCGAACATCCTGCACCTGATCACGGCCGAGGGTGCCCAGACCTGGCCGCGGCTGAGCAAGGCCGATATCGGCACCCGCCTGGCCGGCGCGATCGCCCGGCATTTCGAGAAAGGCTGA